In Macaca nemestrina isolate mMacNem1 chromosome 10, mMacNem.hap1, whole genome shotgun sequence, the genomic window CATCTGTTCCAGGCTCCCCACTGCCACAGCCCAAAACCATGAACATTGCGGGATTCTGCTTTGTGTATTATCCATAGACATGGTTTAATCTCAGGCTAGCTTCCCCCAGTCTACCTTGGAGAAGCCAGAGAAAGCAGATTCAAGCAATATCcagaattcagaagaaaaaaaacaatatttactGAACTCCTCCAATGGGCCAGACAATGGGACCTATGTTTGCAAAGTTAACCTCTTCTCATTGGGAAGGTAAATTTGCTAGGGAAAGTGGAATTCCTAATCAATGGCATTCAAAATCAGAGATGTGCCTTTCAGGTGCTCATAGATTTGGATTCTGGTACAGGACCTCAGTCCTACTTGTATGTTAATTAGGCAATGACTCAACCCTGATAGGCTCCACATGTTAAGGGACATGACATAGGATGGCTGGCTGCTTCTCACCATGCGCTGTCACTCCGCCCCCCATTCCCTTTATCTTCCTGGTTCCAGCTGCCCAGGTCACCCCTAGCAGCCACCCCAAGAAGGACCACGTTTCTGATGAAGACCTCTCTAAGGAGTCCTTCATCTCCAAAGAAGAGCTGGTTTCCAAAGAGAATGTTGTCAAAAGAGCAAAGAGTCAAAAGCCCATGCCCCAAGAGGacaatttcaaaaatgttaagcTCCAATTAGAAGAGACTACAGAACGGGCACCCAGGGCTGGTAtgagccagggaagggggaagCCGCTGGGCAGGTATTGAGCAGGAAAGGGAAGGGGCTGGGAGCTACTTGGGTGGAAATAGGTGGGgttagaaagagaaaggaggctgTGGAGGAACAAGAACTAAATGCAAGTGCGAGTCAAATGAAGCATTGATCGCCAGTCCTGTGAAAGGCTGTTGCTGGGGTGGAGGGGAGAGAGTGGAAGGGAACCAGCCTTAACTTGACGTTTCCCTCCCAATACTCCTCAGCAACCACCTCAGAGGGAAAACTCTCCAAACTGGGCCATAAAGTCAGGAAGAATCTGGACAAAGCTTCGAAAGGAATcatgaactatctgaaaaaccTAATCCCTAGCGCCAATGATGTCAAGAGGCCCTAATGATGAGGGTGCCTGAATTCCAGACTGGGCTGTGGGAGAAGCTGCATCCCAAAACCATCTTTCAGCTCCTCAAAATGTGCATTAAAGCATTGCATCCCAAGTCTGACTCTGTGGTGGCTTTGCTGGGCTCAGGAAGAGAGGCAGGATGCCCCTACTGTACGGGGCTTCTTTTTTAGTTACCCTATCCCTTTGACCTTTGAGGTTAAACCTGTCATCCACCTCAGCTTACAAACCTGCTTATGTCTCCACATCCCAAAACATCCTCTGCAAAGTCCGGACCCTCCTCGCCACTGCCCCCACCTCACCAATGCACTGCCCCGTGCCCCTCAGCTCCTGTGCACACCTCATGCCCCTACAGTCTACCATCTGCACCCATCCAGCCTCCACAACTGCTCTCCAAAGAGTCACAAACATCAACAAATCCTGTGATGGCCTCTGTAGAACTGGACACAATTACTCCTTCCAGAAACTTCTCCTCACTCACTTTCCAGGACACTGCCCTCTCCTAGTTCTCCAAGCTCTCTGTTCCTTTCCCAGCACATTTTTGGACTGCACTCTGTGCTCCCAATGTCTCATCCTGTAACCTCTTGTCTTCTCTCCACCTCTACACCCTCTACACCCTCATCTGCCAAGACTTCTGCCTCACCACAGAGTGGATGACTCCCATTCACCCACTCAACAAACACCCCCCAcgtgcttaccatgtgccaggcccaTCTCCCTAATATGTGCCTGTCTCCTCCCAACCCTGGCCAGTTCTCACTGTAACAGCACATGAGACTCAATGGGTAAAGAAGAGCATGGGAAAACGAAGGTTTCTGTCTTACAGAAGAAGGGAAGCTGTCACTCAAGGGCAGGTAGGAGGGCAGGAAGGGAAACATCTCGGATCTCTAGTGTCCTACCTCCAGGACACATAAAAAGATGTGCTCAGAAGATCAACAGAGCAACTGACCTACTGCAATGCAGAGCTGGTCTGTCCTGGCCCAGGAAAAtctggaaatatgttcagacctAGAGAGAGATAAAATAATCTACTTCCTCCCTTTGCTTTCTCCTAGTACAGAAAGTCGCCACATGCCCACTTTCCCTGGTTTACCCACTTTCCCCCCAGTGGAAGAACACACAACTCCACCAAAAATATCTCCCAAGCTAGATCGAAAGTTCTATTATGGGTCTTTCTCCAGATATAGCTTAAGATAAAGcaaaaattcttttcaaaataacagAGGAGGGAAGGTAGGAGCCTGCgaagttcaagaaaaaaaattggagggAAGTTTCCTGAGTGGATGATATTAGGAACATGGAAGTGTCTTGCAGATTAAGAAGCCCCAGATTCATCCTTCTGATCCTCCAGTTCAGGCCAATATAGAAAAGGATATAAGAGTTGTTACCCAGTGAGGATCAAAGCATCCATCTTACTAATGGCTGGACAGCTGTGCCACAGCCCACAGCACAGGGCTCTCTGTGAAAACCGGATAGGAGACCTCAGGCTAAAGGGCCCCTGCCCACACTCCCAACCCAGACTGACTCACTGAATGAACAGAAACAGGGCTGGATAAGACACTATCAGGCTCTCATCTGTAAGATCATCTACTCTTCCctcagggaggaggaaggaaggaatggaaagGTAGGCTGGGAAGTATTCCCCCCAACCTGCTCTTCTTGTTGGGAGGGGATAGGAAGGAATGCCCCCAACACAGAGTCACAGAAGATAGCCTTCCCTCTTCTGAAGCCTTTGGGCTTAACAGGTGAGCCTGAGATCTGCCATCAGCCACAGCTGTGATTGGAGGGGTGCGGGAGAGAAGACCAGCAGCACATCAGAGTGGTCTTTCACTCTGCAGACATTTGGCCCTTTGTGGCCTTACCATATGCTCACTGATTTAATATACAGTAGCTCCTACTATGTGGCAGGCCCTAGTTCCAAATGCTTTATACATATTTACCCACTTAGCCCTTGCAAAAGACTTAAAAAGtttgttatctccattttcagatgaaaaaaattaagtacagCTTCTCACCACAATTCTTTCCTCCTGAAATTGGTGAGTTGACAAGTTTACTATTGGTACCCAAGCCTCTGAATTGAGTTCAAATAGGACACAAATTAACTCCAAGACTGTACTGTTCCCTAGACTCTATTTCCTCTCTCCAATCTGCTCAGTCATGTTGCTCAGTAGAGCTCACTTGAGGGTTACAAATAAGCACTATGTAGCAGCATAAAAGATGATAATTCaacatcagcaaaaaaaaaaaatcctaaatttgaACATAAACCctcttctaatttctttttctttctttctttctctttccttccttccttctttctttctttcttttttcttgtttttttttttttttttttttttttttttttttggcagagtctcattctgtcacctaggctggaatgcaggggcacaatctccactcactgcaacctctgcctcatgggctcaagcgatcctcctaatttcaaaaggaacaaagaacaaaattgaaATACACCTTTCAATGCAAGAAAAGTAAAGTCCAAAATTCCTCCCCTCCCAATTTTTTACTCATCCTTAGCCCAGAGTCTCATTCAAAAGGCATCTAGGTATGTCCATTTGTCTAGACATCtccattcttaaagaaaattcatttcccagcgaggcatggtggctctcgcctgtaatcccaacagtttaggagtaggatcacttgaggccaggagtttgagacaagcctgagcaatatagcaagaccccgatccttattttttatttatttatatatatatatacacacacacacacatataatatatatatacacacatatatattaaatatatatatataaaatataaataaattagctgggtatggtggtgcacacatgtagtcccagctacttgggtagctgaCATAAAAGggttacttgagtccaggagttcaatgctgcagtgagctgtgattgcgccactgccctccagcccagggtgacagagcaaggctatgtctctaaataaataaatagaaaatccaTTCCCAAAAAACTCATTCTTTGTCTCCCCCAGCCAAGTGCCAGGCTCTGGCTGGGCCTTCAAACATGAAAAATTTTGTGACCTGTTGAGATGGGGTGGAGAgagtggttttgttttcttcttcttctccttctccttctccttctccttcttcttcttcctctgacggagtctcgctttgttaccaggctggagtggagtggcacgatctcagctcactgcaacctccgcctcatgggttcaagcaattctcctgcctctgcctcctgagtagttaggactacaggtgcgggccaccatgcccagctaatttttgtgtttttagtagaaacggggttttactatgttggccaggatggtctcaatctcttaacctgGTGATCTGcacgcctgggcctcccaaggtgctgggattacaggcgtgagccaccgcacctagcctgggagtggtttttgtcatttttgttgctCCCACTGTTTGGTAGAATAAGAtctggaaaggaaaggaggggtaCATACATTCTCCCTATCACTTTAGCTTCCCATTGTGGAGATAGGGTTAGGTACCTGCATCTCCATCTTGTGTCTGGCCTGGGGTAAGCCACCGCCTCAGACCTCTCGGGTGTGACTACGGGAAGGATTGTGGTGAAACCTCACAAATCTGTAGAGGATGAGGAGGACACAGAGCCACCAGCTTGGGGCGTGTTCCCTGGAAGTCAGGGAAAGGCTGCTATGCCTGGAGGCAGGGGACCGGCTGCATCCTGATCTTTTTCCCCCTGAAATGTGAGTAGTTCCT contains:
- the LOC139356554 gene encoding glycosylation-dependent cell adhesion molecule 1-like, with protein sequence MEFFVVLLLASLASTSLAILDEPEGEIHSETQPADASAQVTPSSHPKKDHVSDEDLSKESFISKEELVSKENVVKRAKSQKPMPQEDNFKNVKLQLEETTERAPRAATTSEGKLSKLGHKVRKNLDKASKGIMNYLKNLIPSANDVKRP